The Streptococcus mitis genomic sequence AGGAATCAAAAAGATTAGGCAAACGCTTGCATAAAATTTTAAAAAGCGCTATCATAGACTACAGATTATTAAAATAATGAGGTAAGAAGATGCAAGAAAAATGGTGGCATAATGCCGTAGTCTATCAAGTCTATCCTAAGAGTTTTATGGATAGTAATGGAGACGGAATTGGCGATTTGCCAGGAATTACCAGTAAGTTAGACTATCTAGCTAAGTTAGGAATTACAGCGATTTGGCTTTCTCCAGTTTATGACAGTCCTATGGATGATAATGGATATGATATTGCTGATTATCAAGCGATTGCAGCTATTTTCGGAACTATGGAGGACATGGACCAACTGATTGCGGAAGCTAAGAAGCGTGATATCCGTATCATCATGGACTTGGTGGTTAATCATACCTCGGATGAACATGCTTGGTTTGTCGAGGCCTGTGAAAATCCTGACAGCCCTGAGCGTGACTACTATATCTGGCGGGATGAGCCTAATGATCTTGATTCTATCTTTAGTGGGTCTGCTTGGGAGTATGATGAAAAGTCGGGTCAATACTATCTCCACTTTTTCAGTAAGAAACAGCCTGATCTCAACTGGGAGAATGAAAAACTTCGCCAGAAAATTTATGAGATGATGAACTTCTGGATTGATAAAGGTATTGGTGGTTTCCGGATGGATGTTATTGATATGATTGGGAAAATTCCTGACGAGAAAGTAGTCAATAATGGTCCTATGCTTCACCCCTATCTCAAGGAAATGAATCAGGCCACCTTTGGAGCTAAGAATCTCTTGACAGTAGGGGAAACCTGGGGAGCAACGCCAGAGATTGCCAAGCTCTACTCTGACCCAAAGGGGCAAGAATTGTCTATGGTCTTCCATTTTGAACATATCGGTCTTCAGTATCAGGAAGGTCAGCCTAAGTGGCACTATCAAAAAGAACTGAATATTCCTAAGTTAAAAGAAATCTTCAACAAATGGCAGACAGAGTTAGGCGTTGAGGACGGCTGGAATTCACTCTTTTGGAACAATCATGACCTCCCTCGTATCGTCTCAATCTGGGGAAATGACCAAGAATACCGCGAAAAATCTGCCAAAGCCTTTGCCATCTTGCTTCATCTCATGAGAGGAACACCTTATATCTACCAGGGTGAGGAGATTGGGATGACCAATTATCCATTTGAAACACTGGACCAAGTAGAAGATATTGAATCCCTCAACTATGCGCGTGAGGCTCTTGAAAAAGGTGTTCCGATGGAAGAAATCATGGACAGTATCCGTGTCATTGGACGTGACAATGCCCGTACCCCTATGCAATGGGACGAGAGCAAAAACGCTGGTTTCTCAACAGGTCAACCTTGGTTAGCAGTGAATCCAAACTATCAAGCAATCAACGTTCAAGAAGCGCTGGCAAATCCAGATTCTATTTTCTATACCTATCAGAAACTGGTCCAAATACGTAAGGAGAATAGCTGGCTGATTCGAGCTGACTTTGAACTCTTGGAAATAACTGACAAGGTCTTCGCCTATATCCGTAAAGAAGGGGAACGTCGTTTCCTAGTTGTGGCTAACTTGTCCAATGAAAAACAAAACTTTTCAGTAGAAGGAAAGGTCAAATCGGTCTTGATTGAAAACACCCTAGCACAAGAAGTTTTTGAAAAACAAACCTTAGCTCCATGGGATGCTTTCTGTGTGGAATTACTATAAACATTTTTTACAGAAAAATCTAAAAATGAAATCGTATAAAAACAAGGGAGGACTGTATGAAAGACAGAAATCTTTTGTTTTTTTATGACTAAAGTTTATAAACTTTCATTCTCAAAATTCAATTAACTTTACAAATTCCCACTATTTTGGTAAAATAAATCTATGTTATAAAAACTGACATAAAGGAGAAAGAAGATGAATACAAAAAAGCGTGTCCTTAGTACAGGCCTGACTTTTGCGGCTGCTTTGCTTTTAGCTGCTTGCGGACAATCAGGTTCAGATACAAAAACTTACTCATCAACCTTTAGTGGAAATCCAACTACATTTAACTACTTGTTAGACTACTACGCTGATAATACAGCCATCATTACCAACCTAGTTGATGGTTTGCTTGAAAATGACAACCATGGAAACCTAGTTCCATCTTTGGCAGAAGACTGGTCTGTTTCGAGCGACGGTCTGACTTATACCTATAAACTGAGAAAAGATGCCAAATGGTTCACGGCTGACGGTGAAGAGTACGCCCCAGTCAAGGCTCAGGATTTTGTGACAGGTATCAAGTATGCAGTGGATAATAAATCACAGGCCATTGACTTGATTCAAAACTCGATTAAGGGCTTGAATGATTATATTACAGGAGCGGATTCTGACTTTTCTAAGGTTGGGGTGAAGGCCATTGACGACCAGACTGTTGAGTATACTTTGGTACGCCCAGAACCTTACTGGAACTCAAAAACAACCAACAGTATTCTTTTCCCGGTAAACGAAGAGTTTCTAAATTCAAAAGGGAAAGATTTTGGGACCCTATCTCCAGATAGCATTCTCTACAGCGGACCTTATTTGTTAAAAGATTTCACATCAAAATCATCGATCGAGTATGTGAAAAATCCGCATTACTACGATCATGATAAAGTATCAATTGAACATGTGAAATTGGTTTACTTTGATGGTTCAGACCAAGAATTGACTATCCGTAACTTTGAAAGTGGAGCTTATTCAATCGCTGGGGTTTATCCAAATAGTTCTAACTTCGCCAAGACAAAGGAGAAATATAAGGATAATATCATTTATAGTTTGCAGGACAAGACCTCTTGGTATTTCAATTTCAACGTCAATCGTAAGGCCTACAACCATACATCTAAAACGACAGATGAGCAGAAGAAGTCGACTGAGACAGCTGTCTTGAACAAGAACTTCCGCCAAGCAGTGAACTTTGCCTTGGACCGCACAGCCTATTCTGCCCAGTCAAATGGAGAAGAGGCGGCTAGCAAGACCCTTCGGAACACCTTGGTGCCTCCTACATTTGTCCAAGTTGGAGACAAGACCTTTGGAGAAGTAGTCGCTTCTAAATTGGTCAACTATGGCACAGAATGGTCAGGTATAAACCTAGCAGATGCTCAGGATGCCTATTTCAACAAAGAAAAAGCCCAAGCAAAATTTGCGGAAGCTAAAAAAGAATTGACAAGTCAAGGTGTGACCTTCCCAATTCACTTGGATGTAGCTGTTGATCAAACAAGTAAAAATGCCGTAACAGGTATGAACTCAGTTAAGCAGACCCTTGAGTCAGTTTTGGGTGATGATAACATTGTCATTGATGTTCAGCAACTTTCAACAGATGATTTTAATAACGTAGCCTTCTTAGCGCCAACAGCAGCTGATCGTGACTATGATTTGAACTTTGATGGTTGGGTAGGTGACTACCAAGATCCATCAACTTATCTCAATCCTTTCAATGCAGAGGATGGATTCTACCTCAAGATTTTTGGACTAGATGCCAAGGAAGACAAGGAAAAAATCACTAGCCTAGGTCTGGATACCTACACTAAGATGCTCAAAGATGCAGATAGTGAAAATAAAAATGTAGCCAAACGCTATGAAAAATATGCTGAAGCACAGGCTTGGATGATTGACAATTCTCTGATTATGTCAGCCATGTCAAGTGGTGGTACAGCATCTGTAACCAAAGTAACGCCATTTACAAGAGGGTATTCATTGGTTGGTATCAAGGGTGATGGCAATAACTACAAGTACATGAAACTGCAAAAAGACACTGTGACGACCAAACAGTTTGAAGAAGCTAAGACCAAATGGGAGCAAGAAAGCAAAAAAGCAATCGAAAAAGCTCAAAAAGAAGCAGAAAAACATGTTAAATAAAGATGAGCGAGGTTCCGTAAGGGGCCTCGTTTTAATATCTATATAGTAAATTTATTGATGTAATTGTTTGCAAATCAAAAAGAATGTTTCGGAAAGAAGATAAAAACGCCTTACCTAAGCGGATTTATCTCACAAGTGTATTTTTTTATGATATAATAAAATGAAATAAAAATTGATAATAGAGGTATATCGTGAGTAGATCTTCGAAGCGAGCTCGTCAGGGTAAAACAAAAATATTGATTAGTTGGGGGTTGCTAGCTATCTATGCAGTACTAGCGGTCTTTTTATTGTTTTTGATTTTCAAGTACAATATGCTGGCCTTCCGATTTCTCAATATAGTGGTTGCTGTCTTAATTGTAGCCTTAGCCATCTTGTGCTTCTTTTTAATTCGGTCTAAGAAAGTTCAAAATCTAACGCTGATTTTATTACTACTGGGTGTGTTAATCAATGGAACTTCCCTCTTTGCTGTAAGTCAGTTCATTGGCTTTACCAGTCGCCTGAATGCAACATCGAATTACTCAAATTATTCGATGAGTATTGCAGTGTTAGCAGATAGTCCAATTGATAATATCAGTCAGATAACCAGTGTGATGGGGCCTACTGGGACGGATAAGGATAATATCCAACAGTTGATGAATGATCTGAAAGCGACTCAAAACAAGGAATTGACAGTCGAAGAAAGCAGTTCCTATCTTGCAGCCTATAAGAGTTTGTTAGCTGGAGATACAAAGGCGATCCTTCTAAACAGTGTCTTTGAAAATATTATCGAATCCGAATATCCAGACTATGCTTCAAAGATTAAGAAAATCTATACCAAAGAATTAACCAAGACAGTTGAAACTCCAAAGGATGTCAAAGGTGACAGTTTCAACGTTTATATCAGCGGAATTGATACCTACGGTCCAATTAGCTCGATTTCTCGTTCGGACGTCAATATCATTATGACAGTGAATCGCGAAACGAAAAAGATTCTCTTGACAACCACACCTCGTGATTCCTATGTTCCAATTGCAGATGGAGGCAACAACCAAAAAGATAAGTTAACCCATGCGGGGATTTATGGGGTAGATGCTTCAATTCATACCCTAGAAAATCTTTACGGTATTGACTTGAACTATTATGCTCGTTTGAATTTCACCTCTTTCTTGAAATTGATTGATCTCCTCGGTGGAGTTGACGTTCATAATGATCAGGATTTTACATCATTGCATGGTAAGTTTCATTTTCCTGTAGGGAATGTTCATCTTGATTCGGAGCAAGCTCTTGGCTTTGTGCGTGAGCGCTATTCTTTGGCAGATGGAGATCGGGATCGTGGCCGTAACCAGCAAAAGGTCATTGTCGCTGTTTTGCAAAAGTTAACTTCGACAGAAGCTTTGAAAAATTATGATAGTATTATAAAAGGGCTACAAGATTCGATTCAAACCAATATGCCACTTGAAACGATGATGAACCTGGTTAATGCCCAACTTGAGAGTGGTGGAACGTATAAAATCAATTCGCAAGATCTTAAAGGAACAGGGCGTATGGATTTACCATCCTATGCCATGCCTGAGAGTAGCCTCTACATGATGGAAATTAGTGACAGCAGTTTAGAGTCAGTCAAGGCTGCAATCAATGATGTGATGGAAGGGAAATAAGACAAAATGATTGATATTCATTCGCATATCGTATTTGGTGTGGATGATGGTCCGAAAACTAAGCAAGAAAGCAAGGCGCTTTTGACAGAAGCCTATAGACAAGGTGTAAGGACTATTGTATCGACATCGCATAGACGAAAAGGAATGTTTGAAACTCCTGAGGAGACGATAGAGACAAACTTCCAAGAAGTGAAGGAGTTAGCCAAGGAAGTGGCTCCAGATTTGACCATTCTCTATGGAGCAGAAATTTATTATACCCATGATGTGCTTGAAAAGTTAGAAAAACAGGTGATTCCAAGTCTTAATGGGACACGCTATGCTCTTATTGAGTTTAGTATGGCGACTCCTTATCGGGAAATCCATACTGCTTTAAGCAATCTTCTCATGCTTGGTATAACACCTGTAGTTGCCCACATTGAACGTTACCATGAATTGGAAAATAACGAAAAACGGGTCAAAGAGTTGATTGATATGGGTTGCTACACTCAAATCAATAGCTCAAGTATTTTAAAACCAAAGTTATTTGGAGATAAATATAAATTTATGAAGAAACGAGCTCGCTATTTCCTAGAGCGTGATTTGGTACATTTTGTTGCTAGTGATATGCACAATTTAGACCAAAGACCACCTTACATGAAAGAAGCTTATGAGATCGTCTCAAAACAATACGGTGAAAGAAAGGCGAGAGAATTATTTATCGAAAATCCTCGCTTTATCTTGGCAGATCAAATTATTTAGGAGTTGACATGAAAGAAAATAAAGAAATCGGAATTGATGTTGTTCAATTATTTAAAATCCTTTGGAAGAAGAAAATCGCTATTATCCTAACTGCGATTGTAGCAGCTGTACTTGCATTTGGCTTGAGTAGTTTTGTGTTGAAACCGGAATATGCTAGTACAACACGAATCTATGTTGTTAGTCGCAATCAATCTGAAAATACAGGGTTGACGAATCAGGATTTGCAGGCAGGTACCTATCTTGTAAAAGACTATAAGGAAATTATCCTTTCGCAAGATGTACTGGAAAAAGTCATTTCAAATCTTAAATTAGAGAAAACAGTTAAAGAACTAACTAAGAAAATTCAGGTGACAGTACCTGTAGATACTCGTATTGTATCGATTGTTGTTAAGGATGATCAACCAGAAGAAGCAAGTCGTATCGCAAATGCTCTTCGTGAAGTGGCAGCTGAAAAAATCATTAAGGTAACTCGTGTATCTGATGTAACAACATTAGAGGAAGCTAGACCAGCAATAACACCATCCTCACCTAATATTCGTCGAAATACTGCGCTTGCTTTCCTAGTAGGTGGAGCAGTGATGGTTGTTGCAGTCGTATTGCTTGAATTATTGGACGATCGTGTCAAACGACCAGAAGATGTCGAAGAAGTCATGCAGGTTGCACTTTTAGGAATTGTTCCAGATTTGGATAAGTTAAAGTAAGGGAGAAAACATGCCAACATTAGAAATCTCAAAAAAGCGTTTAGATTTTGCTAAAAAAGCTGAAGAACACTATAATGCTTTGCGTACCAATATTCAATTGAGTGGTGATAATTTGAAAGTTCTTGCTATTTCATCTGTCAAACCTGGTGAAGGAAAATCGACAACGGCAACTAATATCGCCTGGGCTTTCGCGCGTGCAGGCTATAAAACATTGCTAGTTGATGCGGATATCCGTAATTCAGTTATGTCTGGTGTCTTCAAGTCAAGGGAAAAAATTACTGGGTTAACTGACTTCTTAGCTGGAACTACTGATCTTTCAAATGGTCTCTGTGATACCAATATTGATAACCTATTTGTTATTCAGGCAGGACCGATATCACCTAACCCAACGGCCCTCCTGCAGAGTGAAAATTTCCATACCATGATTGATACCTTGCGTAAGTATTTTGACTATGTCATTGTGGATACTGCACCGATTGGGATGGTTATTGACGCCGCTATCATTACACAAAAATGTGATGCTTCTATCTTGGTTACGGCAGCTGGAGAGACAAAACGACGTGATATCTTAAAGGCCAAGGAACAGTTAGAACAAACAGGAACTCCTTTTTTAGGTGTGGTTCTAAATAAATTTAACACAGAAGTTGAAAAATATGGAGCTTATGGTGGTTATGGAGCCTATGGTTCCTATGGAAATTATGGGAAAAAGAAGTAGGTAGAGTTACCTAGGAGGTAGTTTTGAGAGAAGTATCAAATATTCGAAAACTAGAGATTCTCATGATACAACTGTTTCCAATTTATCTGTTATCGTTTGTATTAGCTAGTCATGAACTTCTGGTATTTCTGATGGTGGTTCACACTATTTCTTACTACATTAGTGCATATAGTAAAAATTTCAAATACCGGACCCTTGCAGAGGAATGTATACAAACGTTAAAATATATACTGGTTTATATTTTCTTATCCTGTATAGTTTTTCCTATTTTAGAACCAAATATACCATATTTATCATTAGCTAATCTATTATGCATTGTGACTGTAAATTCAATTATGCTAATGATTGTTAATATTTGGATTCGTAAGATTTGGAAATATCTATCACTTCAAAAAAAATATACTCAGCGTATCTTGCTAGTGACCACACGTGCACGAGTTGAGAGAGTACTAAAGCAACTGTCTAGTTATGAGTATGGCTATGTTTCAGCTGTTTGTATTGTGGATGATGAGCATTTTGAGTCTTCTAATTTGACAATCGTTACTTTGGATAACTTAGTAACCTATGCTACGAGGTCAGTAGTAGATCAAGTGGTGATTAATCTTCCAAGTGAAAATTTTTTAATTGCAGATTTTGTTTCTCAATTTGAAATGATGGGCTTGCCAGTAGCTGTTAATATTGCGGCTTTAGAATTTGTAACCAATAGTGAAAAAGCGATTCAACGTTTTGGGAATTCTAGTGTGGTTAATTTTTCAACAACCTTTTATCGTTCTAGTGATGTTGCTTTAAAACGAATGATAGATATAATCGGATCCTTATTTGGTCTAGTGATTTATGGTATAGTGTCTATTTTTCTTGTTCCTTTGATAAAAAAAGATGGAGGTCCTGCTATTTTTGCCCAGGATAGGGTTGGTAGAAATGGACGTATATTTAAATTTTATAAATTCCGTTCTATGAGAGTAGATGCAGAGGAAATCAAGAAGGATTTGATGAGTCAGAACCAGATGCAGGGTGGGATGTTTAAGATTGAAAATGATCCACGTGTGACAAAGATAGGGTACTTTATTAGAAAGACGAGTCTAGATGAATTGCCACAATTTTGGAATGTTCTAAAAGGTGATATGAGTTTAGTTGGTACTAGACCACCAACCTTAGATGAGTATATGAAGTATACACCCGAACAAAAACGTCGTCTCAGTTTTAAACCTGGAATTACAGGCCTTTGGCAGATTAGTGGTAGAAGTAATATTACAAACTTCGATGATGTAGTAAAATTAGATGTTACTTATTTAGATGGCTGGACAATTTGGAAAGATATTGAGATTTTACTGAAGACAATAAAAGTTGTAGTAATGAAAGATGGAGCGAAATAATTTTTGTTTTATTATAAAATAAAGTAGGAGTGATATGAGAAAAGCAGTTTATATCATTGGTTCAAAAGGGATTCCTGCCAAATATGGAGGGTTTGAAACCTTTGTTGAAAAATTAACCGAATACCAAAAAGACAGCAACATACAATATTATGTTGCTTGTATGCGTGAAAATTCAGCCAAGTCTGGTATCACGGAAGACCGGTTTGAGCATAATGGAGCCATTTGTTTCAATGTTGATGTGCCTAATATCGGACCAGCCCGCGCCATCGCTTACGATATTGCAGCAGTCAACAAGGCTATTGAATTGGCTAAGGAAAACAAGGACGAAGCTCCCATTTTTTACATTCTGGCTTGTCGTATTGGTCCTTTTATTTCAAGAATTAAGAGAAAAATTCGAGCTATTGGGGGCACCTTGCTTGTGAATCCAGATGGCCATGAATGGTTGCGAGCAAAGTGGAGCATGCCAGTTCGTAAGTACTGGAAATTATCAGAGCAACTCATGGTCAAGCATGCTGATTTACTGGTATGCGATAGCAAAAATATTGAACAATATATTCAGGAGGACTATAAACAGTATCAACCAGAGACCACCTATATTGCCTATGGTACTGATACTGCTCCTTCAAATCTGAAAGCAGAAGACACAAAGGTTCGGAACTGGTATCAGGAAAAAGGAATTAACGAAAATGGTTATTATCTAGTGGTGGGACGATTCGTCCCTGAAAACAACTACGAAACCATGATTCGTGAATTTATCAAGTCCAAGTCCAAGAAGGACTTTGTCCTCATCACAAATGTGGAGCAGAATAAATTTTACGATCAGTTGTTACAGGATACTGGTTTTGATAAAGATCCTAGGGTCAAATTTGTCGGTACAGTCTATGACCAAGAGTTGCTCAAGTACATTCGTGAAAATGCTTTTGCCTATTTCCATGGGCATGAGGTTGGGGGGACAAACCCTTCTCTACTAGAAGCTCTAGCATCAACAAAACTGAATTTGTTGCTAGATGTTGGTTTTAACCGTGAGGTTGGTGAAGACGGGGCTATTTATTGGAAAAAAGATGAGTTGGCAAGCGTCATTGAGGAAGTAGAAGAATTTGATCAGGCAACGATAGCTGACTTGGATTTTAACTCAAGCAAGAGAATCCTCTCAGCTTTCACATGGGAAAAGATTGTGTCGAATTATGAGGAAGTATTTATTAAATGAAAATTTTACATTATACTTTAGGTTTTCAGCCATCACGTACAGGTGGACTTGTTAAATATGCAGAAGATTTGATGAATCAGCAGGTTGAATCAGGGTATGAAGTAATAGCACTGTATCCAGGTAGAATTAAAATTTTTTCATATGATTTAGTTATAGAATCTGCAAAATCAAGAGGTTTT encodes the following:
- a CDS encoding tyrosine-protein kinase, translating into MPTLEISKKRLDFAKKAEEHYNALRTNIQLSGDNLKVLAISSVKPGEGKSTTATNIAWAFARAGYKTLLVDADIRNSVMSGVFKSREKITGLTDFLAGTTDLSNGLCDTNIDNLFVIQAGPISPNPTALLQSENFHTMIDTLRKYFDYVIVDTAPIGMVIDAAIITQKCDASILVTAAGETKRRDILKAKEQLEQTGTPFLGVVLNKFNTEVEKYGAYGGYGAYGSYGNYGKKK
- a CDS encoding sugar transferase, giving the protein MREVSNIRKLEILMIQLFPIYLLSFVLASHELLVFLMVVHTISYYISAYSKNFKYRTLAEECIQTLKYILVYIFLSCIVFPILEPNIPYLSLANLLCIVTVNSIMLMIVNIWIRKIWKYLSLQKKYTQRILLVTTRARVERVLKQLSSYEYGYVSAVCIVDDEHFESSNLTIVTLDNLVTYATRSVVDQVVINLPSENFLIADFVSQFEMMGLPVAVNIAALEFVTNSEKAIQRFGNSSVVNFSTTFYRSSDVALKRMIDIIGSLFGLVIYGIVSIFLVPLIKKDGGPAIFAQDRVGRNGRIFKFYKFRSMRVDAEEIKKDLMSQNQMQGGMFKIENDPRVTKIGYFIRKTSLDELPQFWNVLKGDMSLVGTRPPTLDEYMKYTPEQKRRLSFKPGITGLWQISGRSNITNFDDVVKLDVTYLDGWTIWKDIEILLKTIKVVVMKDGAK
- a CDS encoding CspC family polysaccharide chain length determinant protein, which translates into the protein MKENKEIGIDVVQLFKILWKKKIAIILTAIVAAVLAFGLSSFVLKPEYASTTRIYVVSRNQSENTGLTNQDLQAGTYLVKDYKEIILSQDVLEKVISNLKLEKTVKELTKKIQVTVPVDTRIVSIVVKDDQPEEASRIANALREVAAEKIIKVTRVSDVTTLEEARPAITPSSPNIRRNTALAFLVGGAVMVVAVVLLELLDDRVKRPEDVEEVMQVALLGIVPDLDKLK
- the cps2T gene encoding beta 1-4 rhamnosyltransferase Cps2T codes for the protein MRKAVYIIGSKGIPAKYGGFETFVEKLTEYQKDSNIQYYVACMRENSAKSGITEDRFEHNGAICFNVDVPNIGPARAIAYDIAAVNKAIELAKENKDEAPIFYILACRIGPFISRIKRKIRAIGGTLLVNPDGHEWLRAKWSMPVRKYWKLSEQLMVKHADLLVCDSKNIEQYIQEDYKQYQPETTYIAYGTDTAPSNLKAEDTKVRNWYQEKGINENGYYLVVGRFVPENNYETMIREFIKSKSKKDFVLITNVEQNKFYDQLLQDTGFDKDPRVKFVGTVYDQELLKYIRENAFAYFHGHEVGGTNPSLLEALASTKLNLLLDVGFNREVGEDGAIYWKKDELASVIEEVEEFDQATIADLDFNSSKRILSAFTWEKIVSNYEEVFIK
- a CDS encoding glycoside hydrolase family 13 protein encodes the protein MQEKWWHNAVVYQVYPKSFMDSNGDGIGDLPGITSKLDYLAKLGITAIWLSPVYDSPMDDNGYDIADYQAIAAIFGTMEDMDQLIAEAKKRDIRIIMDLVVNHTSDEHAWFVEACENPDSPERDYYIWRDEPNDLDSIFSGSAWEYDEKSGQYYLHFFSKKQPDLNWENEKLRQKIYEMMNFWIDKGIGGFRMDVIDMIGKIPDEKVVNNGPMLHPYLKEMNQATFGAKNLLTVGETWGATPEIAKLYSDPKGQELSMVFHFEHIGLQYQEGQPKWHYQKELNIPKLKEIFNKWQTELGVEDGWNSLFWNNHDLPRIVSIWGNDQEYREKSAKAFAILLHLMRGTPYIYQGEEIGMTNYPFETLDQVEDIESLNYAREALEKGVPMEEIMDSIRVIGRDNARTPMQWDESKNAGFSTGQPWLAVNPNYQAINVQEALANPDSIFYTYQKLVQIRKENSWLIRADFELLEITDKVFAYIRKEGERRFLVVANLSNEKQNFSVEGKVKSVLIENTLAQEVFEKQTLAPWDAFCVELL
- the cps4B gene encoding capsular polysaccharide biosynthesis protein Cps4B; translated protein: MIDIHSHIVFGVDDGPKTKQESKALLTEAYRQGVRTIVSTSHRRKGMFETPEETIETNFQEVKELAKEVAPDLTILYGAEIYYTHDVLEKLEKQVIPSLNGTRYALIEFSMATPYREIHTALSNLLMLGITPVVAHIERYHELENNEKRVKELIDMGCYTQINSSSILKPKLFGDKYKFMKKRARYFLERDLVHFVASDMHNLDQRPPYMKEAYEIVSKQYGERKARELFIENPRFILADQII
- a CDS encoding peptide ABC transporter substrate-binding protein, which produces MNTKKRVLSTGLTFAAALLLAACGQSGSDTKTYSSTFSGNPTTFNYLLDYYADNTAIITNLVDGLLENDNHGNLVPSLAEDWSVSSDGLTYTYKLRKDAKWFTADGEEYAPVKAQDFVTGIKYAVDNKSQAIDLIQNSIKGLNDYITGADSDFSKVGVKAIDDQTVEYTLVRPEPYWNSKTTNSILFPVNEEFLNSKGKDFGTLSPDSILYSGPYLLKDFTSKSSIEYVKNPHYYDHDKVSIEHVKLVYFDGSDQELTIRNFESGAYSIAGVYPNSSNFAKTKEKYKDNIIYSLQDKTSWYFNFNVNRKAYNHTSKTTDEQKKSTETAVLNKNFRQAVNFALDRTAYSAQSNGEEAASKTLRNTLVPPTFVQVGDKTFGEVVASKLVNYGTEWSGINLADAQDAYFNKEKAQAKFAEAKKELTSQGVTFPIHLDVAVDQTSKNAVTGMNSVKQTLESVLGDDNIVIDVQQLSTDDFNNVAFLAPTAADRDYDLNFDGWVGDYQDPSTYLNPFNAEDGFYLKIFGLDAKEDKEKITSLGLDTYTKMLKDADSENKNVAKRYEKYAEAQAWMIDNSLIMSAMSSGGTASVTKVTPFTRGYSLVGIKGDGNNYKYMKLQKDTVTTKQFEEAKTKWEQESKKAIEKAQKEAEKHVK
- the cpsA gene encoding LCP family glycopolymer transferase CpsA, encoding MSRSSKRARQGKTKILISWGLLAIYAVLAVFLLFLIFKYNMLAFRFLNIVVAVLIVALAILCFFLIRSKKVQNLTLILLLLGVLINGTSLFAVSQFIGFTSRLNATSNYSNYSMSIAVLADSPIDNISQITSVMGPTGTDKDNIQQLMNDLKATQNKELTVEESSSYLAAYKSLLAGDTKAILLNSVFENIIESEYPDYASKIKKIYTKELTKTVETPKDVKGDSFNVYISGIDTYGPISSISRSDVNIIMTVNRETKKILLTTTPRDSYVPIADGGNNQKDKLTHAGIYGVDASIHTLENLYGIDLNYYARLNFTSFLKLIDLLGGVDVHNDQDFTSLHGKFHFPVGNVHLDSEQALGFVRERYSLADGDRDRGRNQQKVIVAVLQKLTSTEALKNYDSIIKGLQDSIQTNMPLETMMNLVNAQLESGGTYKINSQDLKGTGRMDLPSYAMPESSLYMMEISDSSLESVKAAINDVMEGK